The Thunnus thynnus chromosome 2, fThuThy2.1, whole genome shotgun sequence genome includes a region encoding these proteins:
- the LOC137169411 gene encoding serine/threonine-protein kinase N2-like isoform X1, with protein sequence MLSTAQQMLQDSRSKIELIRLQIIKVTQAGSSSSSGGGGGDDGSNQNSSTHGGISPLAVSPVDARLAELQHYMQREKDALVLAKDVVKQLVGISSLDQKALAEAQSRVQESSQKLDLLRLSLDKCLKEKSQESQEQPGGEVDSSLGPPKSPQNPRSGCPLSTSPSIFSIRPASLTGKLEVKLLGCEDLLKPLTDLEQENPPSPSEDGSPAAHRMDGPCAEINAVLRLDGQVVGRTRWAAVSRLSWDQTFCIQLERSRELEIGVFWRDRRAMCAVTFLRLEEMLDNPNRSEGLSLEPQGLIYAKLEFIATVVERQPKLRRQRCIFTKERGKNFLRAAQMNMNFATWGHVMMSIVPRYSSFTTFSSSLCTTPNLVANDTPHPTEKEPQNTTPLPSEAPVIRLSITEDQPSPTSLDQGEDVPTIITTAHKPSSVPALQEDLSSINNTEENEDQPVSALKMQMEDLKYISVLGRGHFGKVLLAEVRKTGKLYAIKALKKRDIVTRDEVDSLMSEKRIFEMINASRHPFLVNLHGCFQTSDHVCFVMEYLPGGDLMIHIHNNVFTEAQTRFYSACVLLGLEFLHLNKIIYRDLKLDNLLMDADGFVKITDFGLCKEGMGHGDRTSTFCGTPEFLAPEVLTDDNYTRAVDWWGMGVLIFEMLVGESPFPGEDEEEVFDSIVNDDVQYPGSLPPDAVSIIQKLLKKNPLKRLGAGERDANELKGEKFFETIDWEALLAKKVKPPFLPSIKESVDVSNFDSEFTRLQPVLSPPSKPFSLSAEQQEAFADFDFCALHG encoded by the exons ggatCTCTCCACTCGCTGTCAGTCCTGTGGACGCCCGATTAGCGGAGTTGCAGCACtacatgcagagagagaaggatgcGTTGGTGCTGGCCAAAGATGTGGTGAAGCAGCTGGTGGGAATCTCATCGCTTGACCAGAAGGCACTGGCTGAG GCTCAGTCCCGGGTGCAGGAGTCCTCCCAGAAGCTGGATCTTCTGCGGTTGTCCCTGGACAAATGCCTGAAGGAAAAGAGCCAGGAGTCTCAAGAGCAGCCTGGCGGAGAGGTCGACTCATCATTGGGACCACCCAAGTCTCCCCAAAACCCCAGATCCGGATGCCCCCTGTCCACATCCCCGTCCATCTTCTCCATTAGACCGGCCTCTTTAACTG GGAAACTTGAAGTGAAGCTTCTTGGATGTGAAGATTTACTGAAACCTCTGACAGACTTGGAGCAGGAAAACCCTCCGAGTCCCTCTGAGGACGGTTCACCAGCTGCTCACAGGATGGACGGACCCTGTG CAGAGATCAACGCCGTTCTCAGGCTGGACGGCCAAGTGGTTGGCCGGACACGCTGGGCGGCCGTCAGCAGACTGAGCTGGGATCAGACGTTCTGCATCCAGCTGGAGCGG TCTCGAGAGCTGGAGATCGGCGTCTTCTGGCGGGACCGGAGGGCGATGTGTGCCGTCACGTTCCTGCGACTGGAGGAGATGTTGGACAACCCGAACCGCTCCGAGGGTTTGAGTCTGGAGCCACAGGGCCTCATCTACGccaag CTTGAGTTCATCGCCACTGTCGTCGAGCGGCAGCCGAAACTGAGACGTCAGCGATGCATCTTCACTAAAGAGAGAG GGAAGAACTTTCTCAGAGCCGCACAGATGAACATGAATTTTGCCACGTGGGGTCATGTGATGATGAGCATCGTCCCTCGCTACAGCTCCTTCACCACGTTCAGCTCGTCCCTCTGTACGACCCCCAACCTGGTGGCCAACGACACCCCGCATCCCACCGAGAAGGAGCCTCAAAACACCACTCCACTGCCAAG TGAAGCTCCAGTAATCAGACTCAGCATCACTGAGGATCAGCCGTCTCCCACCAGCCTCGACCAGGGAGAGGACGTtcccaccatcatcaccacagCACACAAACCATCATCCGTGCCTGCGCTGCAAGAAGATCTG tCATCTATAAACAAcacagaagaaaatgaagatCAGCCCGTATCTGCTCTGaa GATGCAGATGGAAGATTTGAAGTATATTTCGGTTCTGGGCAGAGGACACTTTGGGAAG gtCCTGCTGGCAGAGGTTAGGAAGACAGGAAAACTGTACGCCATCAAAGCcttgaaaaaaagagacatagTGACTCGAGATGAAGTGGACAG CCTTATGAGTGAGAAGAGGATCTTTGAGATGATCAACGCGTCCAGACATCCGTTCCTGGTGAACCTGCACGGCTGCTTCCAGACCAGCGACCACGTCTGCTTCGTCATGGAGTACTTACCAGGCGGAGACCTCATGATCCACATCCACAACAACGTCTTCACCGAGGCCCAGACCAG GTTTTATTCAGCATGTGTCCTGCTGGGTTTAGAGTTCCTGCATCTTAATAAAATCATCTACCG AGATCTGAAGCTGGACAACCTGCTGATGGATGCAGATGGATTTGTGAAAATCACAGACTTTGGACTTTGTAAAGAAG GGATGGGTCATGGAGATCGGACCTCGACTTTCTGTGGGACTCCAGAGTTTCTGGCTCCTGAGGTCCTGACGGACGACAACTACACCCGAGCAGTGGACTGGTGGGGGATGGGCGTCCTCATCTTCGAGATGCTTGTGGGAGAG TCTCCGTTCCCTggtgaggatgaagaggaggtgtTCGACAGCATCGTCAACGATGATGTGCAGTATCCAGGGTCTCTTCCTCCAGATGCTGTCTCCATCATCCAGAAA CTGCTGAAGAAGAACCCGCTGAAAAGACTcggagctggagagagagacgCTAACGAGCTGAAAGGAGAGAAATTCTTTGAG ACCATCGACTGGGAAGCCCTGCTGGCCAAGAAAGTAAAACCGCCGTTCCTGCCGTCGATCAAAGAGTCCGTGGACGTCAGCAACTTCGACAGCGAGTTCACTCGACTCCAGCCGGTCCTGTCGCCTCCCTCCAAACCTTTCAGCCTCTCCGCCGAGCAGCAGGAAGCCTTCGCCGACTTCGACTTCTGCGCCTTGCACGGATGA
- the LOC137169411 gene encoding serine/threonine-protein kinase N2-like isoform X2, producing MLSTAQQMLQDSRSKIELIRLQIIKVTQAGSSSSSGGGGGDDGSNQNSSTHGGISPLAVSPVDARLAELQHYMQREKDALVLAKDVVKQLVGISSLDQKALAEAQSRVQESSQKLDLLRLSLDKCLKEKSQESQEQPGGEVDSSLGPPKSPQNPRSGCPLSTSPSIFSIRPASLTGKLEVKLLGCEDLLKPLTDLEQENPPSPSEDGSPAAHRMDGPCEINAVLRLDGQVVGRTRWAAVSRLSWDQTFCIQLERSRELEIGVFWRDRRAMCAVTFLRLEEMLDNPNRSEGLSLEPQGLIYAKLEFIATVVERQPKLRRQRCIFTKERGKNFLRAAQMNMNFATWGHVMMSIVPRYSSFTTFSSSLCTTPNLVANDTPHPTEKEPQNTTPLPSEAPVIRLSITEDQPSPTSLDQGEDVPTIITTAHKPSSVPALQEDLSSINNTEENEDQPVSALKMQMEDLKYISVLGRGHFGKVLLAEVRKTGKLYAIKALKKRDIVTRDEVDSLMSEKRIFEMINASRHPFLVNLHGCFQTSDHVCFVMEYLPGGDLMIHIHNNVFTEAQTRFYSACVLLGLEFLHLNKIIYRDLKLDNLLMDADGFVKITDFGLCKEGMGHGDRTSTFCGTPEFLAPEVLTDDNYTRAVDWWGMGVLIFEMLVGESPFPGEDEEEVFDSIVNDDVQYPGSLPPDAVSIIQKLLKKNPLKRLGAGERDANELKGEKFFETIDWEALLAKKVKPPFLPSIKESVDVSNFDSEFTRLQPVLSPPSKPFSLSAEQQEAFADFDFCALHG from the exons ggatCTCTCCACTCGCTGTCAGTCCTGTGGACGCCCGATTAGCGGAGTTGCAGCACtacatgcagagagagaaggatgcGTTGGTGCTGGCCAAAGATGTGGTGAAGCAGCTGGTGGGAATCTCATCGCTTGACCAGAAGGCACTGGCTGAG GCTCAGTCCCGGGTGCAGGAGTCCTCCCAGAAGCTGGATCTTCTGCGGTTGTCCCTGGACAAATGCCTGAAGGAAAAGAGCCAGGAGTCTCAAGAGCAGCCTGGCGGAGAGGTCGACTCATCATTGGGACCACCCAAGTCTCCCCAAAACCCCAGATCCGGATGCCCCCTGTCCACATCCCCGTCCATCTTCTCCATTAGACCGGCCTCTTTAACTG GGAAACTTGAAGTGAAGCTTCTTGGATGTGAAGATTTACTGAAACCTCTGACAGACTTGGAGCAGGAAAACCCTCCGAGTCCCTCTGAGGACGGTTCACCAGCTGCTCACAGGATGGACGGACCCTGTG AGATCAACGCCGTTCTCAGGCTGGACGGCCAAGTGGTTGGCCGGACACGCTGGGCGGCCGTCAGCAGACTGAGCTGGGATCAGACGTTCTGCATCCAGCTGGAGCGG TCTCGAGAGCTGGAGATCGGCGTCTTCTGGCGGGACCGGAGGGCGATGTGTGCCGTCACGTTCCTGCGACTGGAGGAGATGTTGGACAACCCGAACCGCTCCGAGGGTTTGAGTCTGGAGCCACAGGGCCTCATCTACGccaag CTTGAGTTCATCGCCACTGTCGTCGAGCGGCAGCCGAAACTGAGACGTCAGCGATGCATCTTCACTAAAGAGAGAG GGAAGAACTTTCTCAGAGCCGCACAGATGAACATGAATTTTGCCACGTGGGGTCATGTGATGATGAGCATCGTCCCTCGCTACAGCTCCTTCACCACGTTCAGCTCGTCCCTCTGTACGACCCCCAACCTGGTGGCCAACGACACCCCGCATCCCACCGAGAAGGAGCCTCAAAACACCACTCCACTGCCAAG TGAAGCTCCAGTAATCAGACTCAGCATCACTGAGGATCAGCCGTCTCCCACCAGCCTCGACCAGGGAGAGGACGTtcccaccatcatcaccacagCACACAAACCATCATCCGTGCCTGCGCTGCAAGAAGATCTG tCATCTATAAACAAcacagaagaaaatgaagatCAGCCCGTATCTGCTCTGaa GATGCAGATGGAAGATTTGAAGTATATTTCGGTTCTGGGCAGAGGACACTTTGGGAAG gtCCTGCTGGCAGAGGTTAGGAAGACAGGAAAACTGTACGCCATCAAAGCcttgaaaaaaagagacatagTGACTCGAGATGAAGTGGACAG CCTTATGAGTGAGAAGAGGATCTTTGAGATGATCAACGCGTCCAGACATCCGTTCCTGGTGAACCTGCACGGCTGCTTCCAGACCAGCGACCACGTCTGCTTCGTCATGGAGTACTTACCAGGCGGAGACCTCATGATCCACATCCACAACAACGTCTTCACCGAGGCCCAGACCAG GTTTTATTCAGCATGTGTCCTGCTGGGTTTAGAGTTCCTGCATCTTAATAAAATCATCTACCG AGATCTGAAGCTGGACAACCTGCTGATGGATGCAGATGGATTTGTGAAAATCACAGACTTTGGACTTTGTAAAGAAG GGATGGGTCATGGAGATCGGACCTCGACTTTCTGTGGGACTCCAGAGTTTCTGGCTCCTGAGGTCCTGACGGACGACAACTACACCCGAGCAGTGGACTGGTGGGGGATGGGCGTCCTCATCTTCGAGATGCTTGTGGGAGAG TCTCCGTTCCCTggtgaggatgaagaggaggtgtTCGACAGCATCGTCAACGATGATGTGCAGTATCCAGGGTCTCTTCCTCCAGATGCTGTCTCCATCATCCAGAAA CTGCTGAAGAAGAACCCGCTGAAAAGACTcggagctggagagagagacgCTAACGAGCTGAAAGGAGAGAAATTCTTTGAG ACCATCGACTGGGAAGCCCTGCTGGCCAAGAAAGTAAAACCGCCGTTCCTGCCGTCGATCAAAGAGTCCGTGGACGTCAGCAACTTCGACAGCGAGTTCACTCGACTCCAGCCGGTCCTGTCGCCTCCCTCCAAACCTTTCAGCCTCTCCGCCGAGCAGCAGGAAGCCTTCGCCGACTTCGACTTCTGCGCCTTGCACGGATGA